The proteins below come from a single Saccharopolyspora sp. SCSIO 74807 genomic window:
- a CDS encoding cupin domain-containing protein — MTEHDAFHPDLTSEVDPEQRKSLRSRLHHVRGADLDEGTAQTEGMKRLAAISGESVGSEKIWTGQTHVAPDTASADHHHGESETSIYVADGHPEFVFHDGTGEVRIKTEPGDYIFVPPYVPHREENPDPDEEAVVVISRSTQEAIVVNLPGLYPL, encoded by the coding sequence ATGACCGAGCACGACGCCTTCCACCCAGACCTGACCTCCGAGGTCGACCCCGAGCAGCGCAAGTCGCTGCGTTCCCGGCTGCACCACGTGCGCGGCGCCGACCTCGACGAGGGCACCGCGCAGACCGAGGGCATGAAGCGGCTGGCCGCGATCAGCGGCGAGTCGGTGGGTTCCGAGAAGATCTGGACCGGCCAGACCCACGTCGCCCCGGACACCGCCTCCGCCGATCACCACCACGGCGAGTCGGAGACCTCGATCTACGTCGCCGACGGGCATCCCGAGTTCGTCTTCCACGACGGCACCGGCGAGGTGCGCATCAAGACCGAGCCCGGCGACTACATCTTCGTCCCGCCGTACGTGCCGCACCGGGAGGAGAATCCGGATCCCGACGAGGAGGCGGTCGTGGTGATCTCCCGCAGCACCCAGGAAGCCATCGTGGTGAACCTCCCCGGGCTCTACCCGCTCTGA
- a CDS encoding glycosyltransferase family 87 protein: MATPLLKPAPSEPSRPAGPVAGARRLRDRVLVLVLARPRAVLASGAVAVVAAMACMFLLHLAGTGHGAGVDYQVYRWAVRTWLGGGDPSQGAAMTSADRPLPWVYPPFALLPLAVPSVLPFVPGLWLLYLTDLAALGGVLYLAVRSMWPVAGRSGAAAAASLGLAGTLLLEPVYASFGLGQVNILLMGLVAADCLTARPRWPRGLLVGLAAAIKLTPAAFVLFFLFRRDFRAAVVAAVTAAAGTACGFLVSFPASMDYWFGRGPAAGVSGSAYHTNQSIMGELARLELPTGVRYAVWAVLALALLVVTARVLRTAEAPQALLANGLLALLISPTSWSDHWVWAAPGVLVALATAVRRRSIGWAVSGAAIVVAAHIAPFRMLPAAGDWNAIQHVVGNSYLLLGIAMLLLLERDLRRRRRSPRFLAETTAAVR; this comes from the coding sequence TTGGCCACCCCGCTGTTGAAACCCGCACCGTCCGAGCCCTCTCGCCCCGCCGGCCCGGTCGCGGGCGCGCGGCGGCTGCGGGACCGCGTTCTCGTGCTGGTGCTCGCGCGGCCGCGAGCGGTCCTCGCGTCCGGGGCGGTCGCCGTGGTCGCCGCGATGGCGTGCATGTTCCTGCTGCACCTGGCCGGGACCGGACACGGCGCCGGAGTGGACTACCAGGTCTACCGGTGGGCCGTGCGCACCTGGCTCGGCGGTGGCGACCCGAGCCAAGGCGCCGCGATGACCAGCGCCGACCGCCCGTTGCCCTGGGTGTATCCGCCGTTCGCGCTGTTACCGCTGGCGGTTCCGTCGGTGCTGCCGTTCGTGCCCGGCTTGTGGTTGCTGTACCTGACCGATCTGGCGGCGCTCGGCGGCGTGCTCTACCTCGCGGTCCGCAGCATGTGGCCGGTCGCGGGCCGGAGCGGAGCGGCCGCGGCGGCTTCGCTGGGGTTGGCGGGCACGTTGCTGCTCGAGCCGGTTTACGCCTCGTTCGGCCTGGGTCAGGTGAACATCCTGCTGATGGGGCTGGTGGCCGCGGATTGCCTCACCGCGCGGCCGCGCTGGCCGCGCGGGCTGCTGGTGGGCCTCGCGGCCGCGATCAAGCTGACTCCTGCGGCGTTCGTGCTGTTCTTCTTGTTTCGCCGGGATTTCCGGGCGGCGGTGGTCGCAGCGGTCACGGCCGCGGCCGGGACGGCTTGCGGGTTCCTGGTGAGCTTTCCGGCCTCGATGGACTACTGGTTCGGGCGCGGTCCGGCGGCCGGGGTGAGCGGCTCCGCGTACCACACCAATCAATCGATCATGGGGGAATTGGCGCGGCTGGAACTGCCGACCGGCGTGCGCTACGCGGTCTGGGCGGTGCTGGCGCTGGCGTTGCTCGTGGTGACCGCGCGGGTGCTGCGCACGGCGGAGGCGCCGCAGGCGTTGCTGGCCAACGGTCTGCTGGCGTTGCTGATCTCGCCCACGTCCTGGTCGGACCACTGGGTCTGGGCGGCGCCCGGAGTGCTGGTGGCGCTGGCGACGGCGGTGCGCAGGCGCAGCATCGGGTGGGCGGTGTCCGGCGCGGCCATCGTGGTCGCCGCGCACATCGCGCCGTTCCGGATGCTGCCCGCCGCCGGGGACTGGAATGCGATACAGCACGTGGTCGGCAATTCCTATCTGCTGCTCGGAATCGCAATGCTGTTGCTGCTGGAGCGTGATCTCCGGCGGCGACGGCGATCTCCGCGCTTCCTCGCCGAGACCACGGCCGCAGTTCGCTGA